One Fuerstiella marisgermanici DNA window includes the following coding sequences:
- a CDS encoding ABC transporter ATP-binding protein, translating into MIETRNLTKRYGNLIAVNNINLKLSEGDVFGFIGPNGSGKTTTMRMIATLLNPDHGEAYVCGKSIYTNQEDIRRLVGFMPDFFGVYDDMTVIEYLEFFCAAYRIPGSKRRKICEEKLELVDMSFKRDAMVNELSRGQTQRIGLARTLLHEPQVLLLDEPASGLDPRARIEIRNLLRRLGELKKTVIVSSHILPELADVCTRVGMIEKGNLIVDGNVAEVMKKARQRILLNIRVRDRVEDAAKLMEQCDTVEAVSIGKDQLLEVTLKPNVEDYSEIPAELVNGGFALMLFREEEVNLETAFMELTKGLVQ; encoded by the coding sequence GTGATTGAAACTCGAAATCTGACCAAGCGATATGGCAACCTGATCGCGGTCAACAACATCAACCTGAAGCTTTCGGAAGGTGACGTGTTCGGCTTTATCGGACCCAACGGATCCGGAAAAACGACCACGATGCGGATGATCGCCACACTGCTAAATCCGGATCACGGCGAAGCTTACGTGTGCGGCAAGTCGATCTACACTAATCAGGAAGACATTCGCCGCCTGGTGGGATTTATGCCGGACTTCTTCGGCGTGTATGACGACATGACGGTGATTGAGTATCTCGAATTCTTCTGCGCCGCCTATCGAATTCCCGGTTCGAAACGTCGCAAGATCTGCGAAGAAAAGCTCGAACTGGTCGACATGTCGTTTAAGCGAGATGCGATGGTCAACGAATTGTCTCGCGGGCAGACTCAGCGTATTGGACTGGCCAGAACGCTGCTGCACGAACCTCAGGTGCTGCTGCTGGACGAACCCGCCAGCGGCCTGGACCCGCGAGCTCGAATCGAAATCCGCAATCTGTTGCGCCGGCTTGGCGAACTGAAAAAGACCGTCATCGTGTCCAGCCACATTCTGCCCGAACTGGCAGACGTGTGTACTCGCGTCGGCATGATCGAAAAGGGCAACCTGATTGTCGACGGCAACGTCGCGGAAGTGATGAAGAAGGCGCGGCAGCGAATACTACTCAATATCCGAGTACGCGATCGTGTTGAAGACGCCGCGAAGCTGATGGAACAGTGTGACACCGTCGAAGCCGTCAGCATTGGCAAAGATCAATTGCTGGAAGTCACGCTCAAACCCAACGTGGAAGACTACAGCGAAATCCCGGCCGAACTGGTCAACGGCGGATTTGCCCTGATGCTGTTTCGTGAAGAAGAAGTGAACCTCGAAACCGCGTTTATGGAACTGACCAAGGGCCTCGTGCAGTAG
- the tssE gene encoding type VI secretion system baseplate subunit TssE codes for MSTGYSDRSKIRLSLLDRLLDNEPDNSKEAPQDDAEKLRIIQQSVRRDLESLLNTRYRCVSWPPEFDEIDDSLINYGIPDFTASSLNAAGDSDVLVNAIRKAIKLFEPRLVDVRVTPVPNDQYYDRTFRFRIEGMLVVEDGRHRVKYDSSMESSTGQFDIL; via the coding sequence GTGAGTACCGGGTATTCCGATCGCAGCAAAATTCGGTTGTCGTTGCTGGACCGCTTGCTGGACAACGAACCGGATAATTCGAAAGAAGCGCCGCAGGATGATGCCGAAAAACTTCGGATCATCCAGCAGTCGGTACGTCGCGATCTGGAAAGCCTTCTTAACACGCGTTACCGCTGCGTGTCCTGGCCGCCGGAGTTCGACGAAATCGATGATTCACTGATCAACTACGGCATTCCGGACTTCACCGCCAGCAGCCTGAACGCCGCTGGTGACTCTGATGTTCTGGTCAACGCCATCCGCAAAGCAATCAAACTGTTCGAACCGCGACTGGTCGATGTCCGAGTGACTCCGGTCCCCAACGACCAGTACTACGACCGCACCTTCCGCTTTCGAATCGAAGGCATGTTGGTTGTGGAAGACGGACGTCATCGAGTGAAGTACGACTCGTCGATGGAATCCTCCACCGGCCAGTTTGACATTCTGTGA
- the tssG gene encoding type VI secretion system baseplate subunit TssG — MAGSGGRPVPDLIQDLLNSPQDFDFFQAVRIIELYVAEGSEQTLTGQIGGDRGPQSEPVAFKALPSLSFPPGQIAALAPRDRKDRAALRSGDATEVPLPLDMTVSFMGLTGPNGVLPSHYTTLLIERSHARYKDHTLREFFDLFNHRSVSLFYRAWEKYHFPYSYERSQQSGEYEDDLFTRCLFSLAGLEIPGLRHRFLFDDQTMVFYGGLFSQRCRNASGLEQIVEHYFQVEAEVIQFCGQWLYLPEDTQSSMPSKQHRDGLNLELGQSAVVGSRVWDVQSRVRIRLGPLTLDEFYEFLPGGQHLECLSEIIRFYLGLELDFDVQLVLRKEDVPPCELSAGPDFQPRLGWNTWMASDSLTKDSEDAVFRF, encoded by the coding sequence ATGGCCGGCTCAGGCGGGCGACCGGTTCCTGATTTAATCCAGGACCTGCTGAACTCCCCTCAGGATTTTGATTTCTTTCAGGCCGTACGGATTATCGAACTGTACGTCGCCGAAGGTAGCGAACAGACGCTCACCGGCCAGATCGGTGGAGATCGCGGTCCGCAGTCAGAACCTGTCGCGTTCAAAGCATTGCCCTCGCTGTCATTTCCACCAGGGCAGATCGCCGCTCTGGCTCCGCGAGATCGAAAGGATCGAGCGGCGTTGCGCAGCGGAGACGCCACAGAAGTGCCGCTGCCGCTGGACATGACCGTGTCGTTTATGGGGCTGACCGGTCCCAATGGAGTGCTGCCTAGTCACTACACAACGTTGTTGATCGAACGGTCTCACGCACGCTACAAAGACCACACGCTGCGGGAATTCTTCGACCTGTTTAATCACAGATCGGTCTCGCTGTTTTATCGAGCGTGGGAGAAGTATCACTTTCCGTATTCGTATGAACGTTCGCAGCAGTCGGGCGAATACGAAGACGACCTGTTTACGCGTTGCCTGTTTAGTTTGGCGGGTCTGGAAATCCCTGGCCTGAGGCATCGCTTTCTGTTCGACGACCAAACGATGGTGTTCTATGGAGGGTTGTTCAGTCAACGCTGCCGTAACGCCAGTGGTCTTGAACAGATTGTTGAGCACTACTTTCAGGTGGAAGCCGAAGTTATTCAATTCTGCGGCCAGTGGCTGTACCTTCCGGAAGACACGCAGTCCAGCATGCCGTCAAAGCAGCATCGCGACGGCCTGAACCTGGAACTCGGCCAATCTGCCGTTGTTGGTTCGCGCGTGTGGGATGTGCAAAGTCGAGTACGCATTCGACTGGGCCCGCTTACGCTTGATGAATTTTACGAATTCCTGCCGGGCGGCCAACACCTCGAATGCCTGTCAGAGATTATTCGATTCTACCTCGGACTCGAACTGGATTTCGATGTCCAACTGGTATTGCGCAAGGAAGATGTTCCGCCCTGCGAACTTAGCGCAGGCCCCGACTTTCAGCCACGACTTGGCTGGAACACATGGATGGCGTCGGATTCGTTAACGAAAGATTCCGAAGATGCTGTGTTCCGATTCTAG
- a CDS encoding type VI secretion system accessory protein TagJ has product MTTPVELFQAGKLTDAVAAANEAVRNDPSSVVPRSQLAELLCFDGNLERADKQLDATLSIDPDSLHGTSLLRHLIRSEMSRREVYEEGRIPEFLSQPTDAQQKRLKALLNLRDGDFAGAAQLLAEASELEPEVTGTLNGKAFEGMRDLDDLLGPTIEVYTATGQYYWLSIDQIKSIELSDIEHLSDMLWRAAEIETVGEVAGRIHIPALYHGSHTSEDERIRIGRATDWKQQSEDAPVQGSGQREWLVGEDAVTITEVKTITIGD; this is encoded by the coding sequence GTGACAACCCCCGTAGAACTTTTTCAAGCCGGCAAACTTACAGACGCCGTTGCCGCGGCCAACGAAGCCGTCCGCAACGATCCGTCGTCTGTCGTCCCCCGCAGCCAGCTTGCCGAACTTTTGTGTTTTGATGGCAATCTGGAACGCGCCGACAAACAGCTGGATGCAACTCTGTCTATCGATCCCGATTCGCTGCACGGCACCTCGCTGCTGCGGCACCTGATTCGGTCCGAAATGTCACGCCGGGAGGTCTACGAAGAAGGCCGCATTCCCGAATTCCTGAGTCAGCCGACGGACGCTCAACAGAAGCGGCTGAAGGCGCTTCTCAACCTGCGAGATGGCGACTTCGCTGGTGCCGCTCAGTTATTGGCGGAAGCCAGTGAGCTGGAGCCTGAGGTTACGGGGACCTTGAACGGTAAGGCCTTCGAAGGTATGCGAGATCTGGACGATCTGCTGGGGCCGACCATCGAAGTCTATACGGCCACCGGGCAGTACTACTGGCTGTCGATTGACCAGATTAAGTCGATTGAACTGTCAGACATCGAACATCTGTCCGACATGCTTTGGCGAGCTGCGGAAATCGAAACTGTGGGCGAAGTCGCCGGCCGCATTCATATTCCCGCTCTGTACCACGGTTCGCATACGTCCGAAGATGAACGTATCCGAATTGGTCGAGCGACAGACTGGAAGCAGCAGTCCGAGGACGCCCCCGTGCAGGGATCGGGGCAGCGCGAATGGCTTGTGGGCGAAGACGCAGTGACGATCACTGAAGTGAAGACGATTACGATTGGTGATTAG
- a CDS encoding GntP family permease codes for MTTVFILLTGLAIVIGGILVFRLHAFVALILAGLTVAFLTPSELVIRSGQLEGVVRNADIDSQSLTITVPESLSNVNNLVVAEDPGEGLALRIVATVPDQQPTQRESESDVSYRFEFNDDEEALSEANRKLYLLSSKDAASAANNGKLSFMSRLTTALGSYCGKLAILIVAASIIGRCLLDSGAADRIVKSALNAVGEKNAPAAFAVSGFTLSIPVFFDTVFYLMVPLAKALRLRTGGNYLLYVLSIVAGGTMAHSLVPPTPGPLFIAEAFDVSITAMIFGGSVVGLISASVGMLYAMWINSRNVLSLPDSDGIAEPDRPTELLAADAGEHVAANNDSAPGLLTSLVPILLPILLISLGALVTKTQAVGESTEPTWRFASQPISESLANAITICGEKNFALLISAAFAVVMYVRTKRPSKQAFSAALQDAVTSAGTIILVTAAGGAFGMMMRQTSVAELLEGLPGTSPVMVVVAAFLVTTAVRTAQGSSTVAMITAAGIFGGLVTSGAANVDPLYVALAVGCGSKPISWMNDSGFWVITRMSGMTEKEGLKYITPMTALAGLTGLVVVILGVILFP; via the coding sequence ATGACAACCGTCTTCATCCTTCTGACCGGCCTGGCGATCGTCATCGGCGGAATCCTCGTGTTTCGCCTGCACGCCTTTGTCGCACTCATCCTGGCCGGACTGACGGTCGCTTTCCTGACGCCGTCGGAACTGGTCATCCGGTCCGGGCAACTGGAAGGCGTTGTCCGCAATGCCGACATTGACAGCCAAAGCCTGACGATCACCGTTCCGGAATCGCTCAGCAACGTAAACAACCTCGTTGTGGCGGAAGACCCGGGCGAAGGCCTGGCTCTGCGAATAGTGGCAACCGTGCCGGATCAGCAGCCGACCCAGCGTGAGAGCGAAAGCGACGTTTCCTATCGCTTCGAGTTCAACGACGACGAGGAAGCCCTGAGCGAAGCCAATCGGAAGCTGTACCTGTTAAGCAGCAAAGATGCCGCCAGTGCCGCGAACAACGGCAAGCTGTCGTTTATGAGCCGTCTGACAACCGCTTTGGGGTCGTATTGCGGCAAGCTGGCGATTCTGATTGTGGCGGCGTCAATCATCGGCCGTTGCCTGCTGGACAGCGGAGCGGCCGACCGGATTGTGAAGTCGGCGCTGAACGCGGTCGGCGAAAAGAACGCTCCGGCCGCTTTTGCCGTCAGCGGGTTTACTTTAAGCATTCCAGTCTTCTTCGACACCGTCTTTTACCTGATGGTTCCGCTGGCGAAGGCGCTGCGGCTGCGCACGGGCGGGAATTACCTATTGTACGTACTGTCGATCGTTGCCGGCGGCACGATGGCTCATTCACTTGTCCCGCCAACGCCTGGGCCACTCTTTATCGCCGAAGCCTTTGACGTATCCATCACCGCGATGATTTTCGGTGGCAGCGTTGTCGGTCTGATTAGTGCGAGCGTCGGAATGCTGTACGCCATGTGGATCAATTCTCGCAACGTATTGTCGTTGCCGGATTCTGATGGCATCGCAGAACCAGACCGGCCAACAGAGCTTCTGGCGGCCGATGCAGGCGAGCACGTAGCTGCCAACAACGACTCAGCCCCCGGCTTGTTGACATCGCTGGTGCCGATTCTGCTGCCGATTCTGCTGATCTCACTTGGTGCACTGGTAACGAAGACGCAAGCGGTCGGCGAATCGACGGAGCCCACATGGCGGTTTGCGTCGCAGCCGATATCAGAATCGCTAGCCAACGCGATTACCATCTGTGGTGAGAAGAACTTCGCACTGCTGATTTCAGCCGCGTTTGCGGTCGTGATGTACGTTCGAACGAAGCGTCCTTCCAAACAGGCATTTTCCGCCGCTTTGCAGGACGCTGTGACCAGCGCGGGGACGATCATTCTGGTGACCGCCGCCGGCGGCGCGTTTGGCATGATGATGAGACAGACCAGCGTGGCGGAACTGCTGGAAGGCCTGCCAGGAACGTCGCCCGTGATGGTTGTCGTGGCCGCGTTTCTGGTGACGACGGCCGTTCGGACTGCTCAGGGATCGTCAACGGTGGCTATGATCACCGCCGCTGGGATCTTTGGTGGTTTGGTCACCAGCGGAGCCGCCAACGTCGATCCGCTTTATGTCGCCCTGGCCGTCGGTTGCGGATCAAAGCCGATCTCATGGATGAACGACAGCGGCTTTTGGGTGATCACTCGGATGAGCGGCATGACGGAAAAGGAAGGCTTGAAATACATCACACCGATGACGGCGCTCGCCGGCCTGACCGGCCTGGTTGTCGTCATTCTCGGTGTGATACTGTTCCCGTAG
- a CDS encoding ThuA domain-containing protein: MRKLALLMCVLATATDSSFAADRLVFSPKGDNDDAKHIVLIAGDEEYRTEESMPMLGKILSQKHGFKCTVLFSFGPDGASYIDPNNQAGLRGLDALDSADLMIIGTRFRTPEADAAKHVTQFLNAGKPVIGIRTSTHAFNGNGDFGGLKYAEFGLKILGETWVSHHGRHKHQGARGVIADGKQSHPILNSVKDVFAPSDVYGVVHLTDDDEILMRAAVTETLDPNSKAIEGEKNDPMQPFAWLHEYSSPDGQTTGRSFCTTGGASVDFVNEDLRRLVVNAAYFLTDQDVPDKADVGFVDPFYPSFYGFIKAPKYYWKQANLTLGDFELGKSPHMPDPENSPEWNFRPTP, from the coding sequence ATGCGTAAGCTTGCCCTTTTGATGTGCGTGCTGGCGACAGCCACCGATTCTTCGTTTGCTGCCGACCGACTGGTGTTTTCACCGAAGGGTGACAACGACGACGCCAAACATATCGTGCTGATCGCTGGCGACGAAGAGTATCGCACAGAAGAATCGATGCCGATGCTGGGCAAGATTCTCAGCCAAAAACATGGATTCAAATGCACGGTGCTGTTTTCTTTCGGCCCGGACGGTGCTTCCTACATCGACCCGAACAACCAGGCGGGACTCCGCGGCCTGGACGCTCTGGATTCCGCGGACCTGATGATCATTGGAACTCGATTTCGCACGCCAGAGGCAGATGCCGCGAAACACGTCACGCAGTTTTTGAACGCGGGCAAACCGGTCATCGGCATTCGCACGTCGACTCACGCCTTCAACGGCAATGGGGATTTCGGCGGACTGAAGTATGCCGAATTCGGCTTGAAAATTCTGGGCGAAACCTGGGTTAGTCATCACGGACGGCATAAGCATCAGGGAGCTCGAGGCGTCATCGCCGACGGCAAGCAGTCGCACCCGATTTTAAACAGCGTAAAAGATGTTTTCGCGCCCAGCGACGTGTACGGCGTGGTCCATCTGACGGACGACGACGAAATTCTGATGCGAGCCGCAGTGACGGAAACGCTGGACCCGAACTCCAAAGCAATCGAAGGCGAGAAGAACGATCCGATGCAGCCGTTTGCCTGGCTTCATGAATATTCGTCACCCGACGGTCAAACAACGGGCCGATCATTCTGCACGACCGGCGGGGCGTCCGTCGACTTTGTCAACGAAGATCTGCGACGCTTGGTTGTGAACGCGGCCTACTTTTTGACAGACCAGGACGTCCCGGACAAAGCGGACGTCGGATTCGTCGATCCGTTCTACCCGAGCTTTTACGGCTTCATTAAGGCGCCAAAGTATTACTGGAAACAGGCCAATTTAACATTGGGAGATTTTGAGCTTGGCAAGTCGCCGCACATGCCGGATCCGGAAAACAGTCCGGAATGGAACTTCCGCCCGACGCCATAG
- the tssH gene encoding type VI secretion system ATPase TssH has translation MTAVNLKSLIGKLNDVCTRSLEGAAGLCMSRTNYNVEIEHWLLKLLEGSNTDIHAIAKAFAIDPSRLTADVMKAIDKLKTGNSSQPLLSQHTVDLAREAWVLGSIDYSAGKTRSGHLLLALLTDTSLSQIARGISKELDKISPEALARDLQTILADSSEAGSDVVSSSSGSGGGGTPGPRPGGQTPHLDQYTIDLTARAREGKIDPVLGRDSEIRQIVDILTRRRQNNPIMTGEAGVGKTAVVEGFALRIAQGDVPPALQTVALRTLDLSLLQAGAGVKGEFENRLKGVIEEVNRSVTPIILFIDEAHTLIGAGGQAGQGDAANMLKPALARGELRTIAATTWAEYKKYFERDAALARRFQVVKVDEPEISKAIAMMRGLVDTLQDHHKIEILNEAVEDSVRLSSRYISGRQLPDKCVSLLDTACARVAIGHTTTPPAIEDCQRTIDQTSVAIEVLERELATGADHAEEVEALKQKKEETKARYEELKEQWTKERELIDQIRDIRGKLSGESVPQHEENAEAADTKKEADGKAKDAKADQATAEKPAADSPADAAKQPPLSEEDRAKLIAELEEIDKKLEEIQGENPLMQACVDSQAVAEIVSSWTGIPVGRMVSDEINTILALDKEMQKRVVGQDHGLKEIAERIRTSRANLTDPDRPIGVFFLVGPSGVGKTETAITLAELLYGGEQNMTTINMSEFKEEHKVSLLMGSPPGYVGYGEGGVLTEAVRRKPYSVVLLDEMEKAHSGVQDVFYQVFDKGNMKDGEGRDIDFRNTVIIMTSNAATETMMKLCADPETMPAPEALALALHPELLKSFKPAFLGRIVVVPYFPLSDDIMRQIAVLKLGKVARRVNEHYDAEFTWTDAVLDHIVSRCTEVDSGARNVDRILTGSLLPQMSAEFLSRMAEGESVSSAVVNVTDDGEFQFTLT, from the coding sequence ATGACCGCCGTCAATCTTAAATCACTGATTGGAAAACTTAACGACGTTTGCACTCGATCGCTGGAAGGTGCCGCCGGGCTCTGTATGTCTCGGACGAATTACAACGTCGAAATCGAACACTGGTTGCTAAAGCTGCTGGAAGGATCCAACACCGACATCCACGCCATCGCCAAAGCCTTCGCCATCGATCCGTCGCGACTGACGGCCGACGTGATGAAAGCGATTGACAAATTAAAAACCGGCAACTCAAGCCAGCCGCTTCTGTCTCAGCACACCGTCGATCTCGCGCGCGAAGCATGGGTGCTCGGCTCGATCGACTACTCGGCCGGAAAAACTCGTTCAGGTCACCTGCTGTTGGCATTGTTGACGGACACATCTCTGTCGCAAATCGCACGAGGCATCTCGAAGGAACTCGACAAAATATCACCAGAAGCTCTGGCGCGAGACCTGCAAACGATCCTGGCAGATAGCTCAGAAGCAGGCTCAGACGTCGTCAGTTCGTCCAGCGGTTCCGGAGGCGGTGGTACGCCGGGACCTCGCCCCGGTGGTCAAACGCCGCATCTGGACCAATACACGATTGACCTGACAGCACGTGCTCGAGAAGGCAAGATCGATCCGGTCCTGGGACGCGATTCGGAAATCCGGCAGATCGTCGACATTCTGACTCGTCGTCGCCAGAACAATCCGATCATGACGGGGGAAGCAGGCGTTGGTAAAACGGCCGTCGTCGAAGGCTTCGCGCTGCGGATCGCACAGGGAGACGTCCCACCAGCGTTGCAGACAGTCGCATTGCGCACGCTGGACCTCAGCCTGCTGCAGGCCGGAGCGGGCGTTAAAGGCGAATTCGAAAACCGACTGAAAGGCGTCATCGAAGAGGTCAATCGATCGGTCACACCCATCATCCTGTTTATCGACGAAGCTCACACACTGATCGGTGCTGGCGGACAGGCCGGGCAGGGCGATGCCGCCAACATGCTGAAGCCCGCCTTGGCAAGAGGCGAACTGCGCACGATCGCTGCCACGACCTGGGCCGAATATAAGAAGTACTTCGAACGAGACGCCGCACTCGCGCGACGGTTTCAGGTGGTGAAGGTTGACGAACCGGAAATTTCGAAAGCCATCGCCATGATGCGAGGCCTTGTCGACACGCTGCAGGACCATCACAAGATTGAGATCCTGAACGAAGCGGTTGAGGATTCCGTACGACTTTCCAGCCGCTACATTTCGGGCCGTCAGCTTCCTGACAAGTGCGTCAGCCTTCTGGACACGGCCTGTGCGCGAGTTGCGATCGGCCACACGACCACTCCACCCGCCATCGAAGACTGCCAGCGAACCATCGATCAGACATCCGTTGCGATCGAAGTGCTGGAAAGAGAACTAGCAACAGGTGCCGACCACGCAGAAGAAGTGGAAGCGCTGAAACAAAAGAAGGAAGAAACGAAGGCTCGCTACGAAGAACTCAAAGAGCAGTGGACGAAGGAACGCGAACTGATCGATCAGATCCGAGACATTCGCGGCAAACTGTCCGGCGAATCAGTGCCGCAACACGAAGAGAATGCTGAGGCCGCTGACACCAAAAAAGAGGCAGACGGCAAAGCGAAGGATGCCAAAGCTGATCAAGCCACGGCCGAAAAACCAGCAGCGGATAGTCCGGCTGATGCGGCCAAGCAGCCACCTTTGTCGGAAGAAGATCGAGCCAAGCTGATTGCGGAGCTGGAGGAAATCGACAAAAAGCTGGAAGAGATTCAGGGCGAAAACCCACTGATGCAGGCGTGCGTGGATTCGCAGGCGGTCGCGGAAATCGTTTCGTCGTGGACCGGAATTCCGGTCGGACGCATGGTGAGCGACGAGATCAACACGATCCTGGCCCTCGACAAAGAAATGCAGAAACGAGTTGTTGGGCAGGATCACGGTCTAAAGGAAATCGCGGAACGCATTCGTACTTCGCGAGCCAACTTGACAGACCCGGATCGTCCGATCGGTGTGTTCTTCCTTGTCGGCCCCAGCGGTGTCGGCAAAACAGAAACCGCGATCACGCTGGCCGAACTGCTGTACGGCGGCGAACAGAACATGACCACGATCAACATGAGCGAGTTCAAGGAAGAGCACAAGGTTTCACTGCTGATGGGCTCGCCTCCGGGTTACGTCGGTTACGGCGAAGGCGGTGTGCTGACCGAAGCCGTGCGTCGCAAGCCGTACAGCGTGGTGCTGCTGGACGAAATGGAGAAAGCTCACTCGGGCGTGCAGGACGTTTTCTATCAGGTGTTCGACAAAGGCAACATGAAGGACGGCGAAGGCCGCGACATCGACTTCCGCAATACGGTGATCATTATGACATCCAATGCGGCCACCGAAACGATGATGAAGCTGTGTGCCGATCCGGAAACAATGCCCGCCCCGGAAGCTTTGGCGTTGGCCTTGCATCCTGAACTGCTGAAGAGTTTCAAGCCCGCGTTTTTGGGTCGAATCGTTGTCGTGCCTTACTTCCCGCTTAGCGACGACATCATGAGGCAGATTGCCGTGTTGAAGCTGGGCAAGGTGGCTCGCCGCGTCAACGAACACTACGACGCAGAATTCACGTGGACCGATGCTGTTTTGGATCACATCGTCAGCCGCTGCACCGAAGTGGACAGTGGAGCTCGTAACGTCGACCGTATTCTGACCGGTTCGTTGCTGCCACAGATGTCAGCTGAATTTCTGTCCCGGATGGCTGAAGGCGAATCCGTCTCCAGCGCTGTCGTGAACGTCACCGATGATGGTGAGTTCCAGTTTACTCTGACGTAA
- the tssF gene encoding type VI secretion system baseplate subunit TssF — MSETLDAWYQKELDYFRQSAGDFAERFPKIANRLSLSGKDIKDPHVERLVQAFAYQNARIRHKLDDSFPEIADAMLDILYPHMLAPVPSMSILRFALSDAQADQTDGYHVKSGTYVETEPVFGHNCRFRTSYPVALFPLANKSTRLLPQPFSGPATRGKSEAVSTLRFDFSTLDPELPLGEFALDHLRFFVNLPNFEKAAQLLETVLTQTIEVVICGEDPTEAVAVLGPDCIKAVGFDADEAVLPHNPRSFPGYRLLTEYFVLPQKFLFFDVTGLTPDILKRLGTKLQISILLKECPSALENLVSPDTVCTGCTPIINLFEKTADAVPLTFRRTEYRIVPDARAESSMEIYSVNDIKVETQRNEVRPFRKFYSVNHTEVSGDTGYWHATRRPGPVEGDAGTLNVPTEMFVTLVDPEFSPRRPGEGMMYARLTCFNRDLPEELTKQRTAKQIRFDVVGGRGPISRIDCLVSPTPTLRQHLGRRNLWPLVSQLSLNHLSLMDSDNAVNAIQEILALNDVRDSAETRNLVQGIHSLGSQPLVQRINNAFARGTQINVVFDDENFSGDSAFLFATILNRFFGMYTSINSFTKLTATTRLRQSRKQDKWTWPAQAGDRFLI; from the coding sequence ATGAGCGAGACACTCGACGCGTGGTATCAAAAGGAACTGGATTATTTCCGGCAAAGCGCTGGCGATTTTGCCGAACGCTTCCCGAAGATCGCCAACCGTCTTAGCCTCAGCGGCAAGGACATTAAAGACCCTCATGTCGAACGGCTGGTCCAGGCGTTCGCGTACCAGAACGCGCGCATCCGGCACAAACTGGATGACAGCTTTCCGGAAATTGCCGACGCAATGCTGGATATTCTGTATCCACACATGCTCGCGCCCGTGCCGTCGATGTCGATTCTGCGCTTCGCACTCAGCGATGCTCAGGCCGACCAGACGGATGGATATCACGTCAAGTCTGGTACGTACGTCGAAACCGAACCGGTGTTCGGACACAACTGCCGTTTTCGAACCAGTTATCCCGTCGCACTGTTTCCGCTGGCCAACAAGAGTACTCGACTTTTGCCGCAGCCATTTTCCGGGCCGGCCACGCGAGGCAAATCAGAAGCGGTTTCGACACTGCGTTTCGACTTCAGCACGCTCGATCCCGAACTGCCGCTGGGCGAATTCGCGTTGGATCATCTTCGCTTCTTCGTGAACCTGCCAAACTTCGAAAAAGCGGCGCAGCTACTGGAAACCGTGCTAACCCAAACCATCGAAGTCGTCATCTGCGGCGAAGATCCGACCGAAGCCGTCGCCGTACTGGGGCCGGATTGCATTAAGGCGGTGGGTTTCGATGCCGACGAAGCCGTCCTTCCTCACAACCCACGTTCATTTCCCGGCTATCGCCTGCTGACAGAATATTTTGTCCTGCCGCAGAAGTTTCTGTTCTTCGACGTCACGGGACTCACGCCGGACATCCTGAAGCGGCTGGGCACAAAGTTGCAGATCAGCATTCTGCTAAAGGAATGCCCATCGGCATTGGAAAATCTTGTTTCGCCCGACACCGTTTGCACCGGCTGCACGCCGATCATCAACCTGTTCGAAAAAACGGCGGACGCTGTACCTCTGACATTTCGCCGCACGGAATACCGCATCGTGCCCGATGCGCGAGCCGAATCGTCGATGGAAATTTATTCGGTCAACGACATCAAAGTCGAAACTCAGCGCAACGAAGTCCGCCCGTTTCGTAAATTCTATTCTGTGAATCACACAGAAGTTTCGGGCGACACCGGATACTGGCACGCGACTCGCCGCCCTGGCCCTGTCGAAGGCGACGCGGGAACACTAAACGTGCCGACTGAGATGTTTGTCACACTGGTCGACCCGGAATTTTCGCCACGTCGGCCGGGCGAAGGCATGATGTACGCGAGGTTGACCTGCTTTAACCGCGACCTGCCGGAAGAACTGACCAAACAACGAACAGCCAAGCAGATTCGCTTTGATGTGGTAGGTGGTCGAGGCCCCATATCGCGCATCGACTGTTTGGTTTCGCCAACACCCACACTACGACAGCATTTGGGGCGCCGCAACCTGTGGCCGTTGGTGTCGCAGTTGTCGCTGAATCATCTTTCGCTGATGGATTCCGACAACGCCGTGAACGCGATTCAGGAAATTCTGGCGTTGAACGATGTTCGCGATTCGGCCGAGACGCGAAATCTGGTGCAGGGCATTCATTCTCTGGGCAGCCAGCCTTTGGTGCAGCGAATCAATAATGCTTTCGCCCGAGGCACTCAGATTAACGTGGTGTTCGATGACGAAAACTTTTCGGGCGACAGTGCCTTCTTGTTTGCGACGATTCTTAACCGCTTCTTCGGCATGTACACGTCGATCAATTCTTTCACCAAACTGACCGCAACAACCCGTCTGCGGCAATCGCGAAAACAGGACAAGTGGACATGGCCGGCTCAGGCGGGCGACCGGTTCCTGATTTAA